The genomic window TGGTCGGCCGCCCCGAGGTGATCCTCAAGCACGAGGGCGGTAAAGTCCTCGAGCCGGTCGAGCACTTGTTCATCGACTGCGAGGAAGCGTTCCTGGGCGTGGTCACCGAGAAACTCTCCTCGCGCAAGGGCCGCATGACCAACATGGTCAACCACGGCACCGGCCGGGTGCGGCTGGAGTTCTCCATCCCCTCGCGCTCGCTGATCGGCTACCGGGACGAGTTCCTCACCGACACCCGCGGCACCGGGATCATGAATTCCTATTTCGCTGGCTACGAGGAGCACCGGGGCGATTTCCACAGCCGTTTCACCGGCTCCATTGTCTGCGACCGCACCGGGCGGGCCACCCCCTACTCCCTGTACAACCTGGAGCCGCGGGGCACGCTGTTCATCGGCCCGGACATCCAGGTCTACGAGGGCATGGTCATCGGCGAGCACAACCGCGAGGACGATATCAATGTCAACGCGACCAAGGAAAAGAAGCTGAGCAACATGCGCGCCGCGGGCAAGGATGACGCCGTTATCCTGGCTCCGGTGATCCCGCTCACCCTGGAGCGGGCCTTGCATTTCATCCGCGAGGACGAGCTGGTGGAGGTCACCCCGCTCTCGATCCGCCTGCGCAAGGTGGTCCTGAGCCTGCAGGAGCGCTCGATCATGCGCTACGCCCGGTTTAACAAGTAAGGTTACGGGCGCTGAGACAGAAGAAAGCCTTTTGATGGCAAAGCCGGACTGTCCCGGGCTGCGGGGCGGTCCGGCTTTTTATTGTCCCGGCAATGGAGTGGTCTGTCAGTCCCCGCCACCGGCTTGCGCGGCGGACCGCCCTGTCGGCGGGATCGGCAGGCCCCGGAAATATTTCCAGGCCACGACCACAGCCGCGAGCAGCACAGCCGCGGACAGGGCCACGGCCCAGAGGCGGCCGCGCAGCAGCACGGCCCCCACGGCCAGGACGCCCAAGCCGATGCCGGCCAGACGGGTGCGGACTATGATCACCGGCACGCTCCAGCCGGCGTGCTGCATCCGCAGGGAGTAATGGTCCGGCGCGCCGCGGTAGAACGGCACTCCGCGCCGTGTCCGCTCCACGAACAGGAAAGTGATCTCGAACAGCGGGATCGCCCCAGCGATAAGAAGCGGCCAGGCCAGGCCGGGGCCACCGCCCGCAATGAGCGCCTCCAGCACCAGCACGCCGTGGAGCGTGCCCAAGGCCAGGCTGCCCGTGTCCCCCAGGTAGATCCGCGCCGGGTAGCTGTTCCAGAACAGGAACCCGAGGCAGGCCCCCGAGGCCGCCGCGGCCAGGGCCGACTGTCCCGTCGCCCCTCCGGCCAGGACCAGCAGCCCCGAACAGAAAGCCAGGGCCAGCACCGCGCACCAGCCGGCCAGACCGTCCAGGATGTCGATGTAGTTCCAGGCGTTCTGCGCGTACATCAGCCAGAGAAAGGCCGCCACGCAACCGGCCGGTCCGAAGGGGCACAGCCAGAGGTACGGCGCCAGCGCCACGCACTCCAGCGCCAGCTTTGGCAGCACGCCCAGCTCGAAAATGTCATCCGCCAGGCCCAGCGCACCCACCGGCAGGAGGATCCAGAAAAAGCGCCAAGGCAAAAGGCCCTGCCGGGCCAGCCAGGCCGACACGGGCAACAGCAGCAGAAGCAGGGCCACACCGCCGCCCAGGGCCACGGGCCGGAAATGCTTCGCCACCTCCGGCTTGGGCCTTGAAACCAGACCGGTTTTTTCGGCCAGGAACATGACCAGGCGGGTGAGCAGAAGGGAAAACACCACCGCGACAGCGAACAAGACGACAGTCAGCATGGATGTCGAACTCCTGGGCTGTGGCCCCCCCGGCCGTCGGCGCAAAGCCGCAGCGGTCAGGGCGTTGGAGCGGATACGCCGCTGTTGCCCGGCGGGTCTCAATGTAATCCCGCCGGATACACAGACACACCCGGCCTGGCCGGCAGATTGTCTGTCAAATCAGCAGGCCGTACCGCGTATTCATTACTGTTACAATCTTTTACACCGCAGGTTCCACCGGAATGGACAGCCGCCGCCCCGTAAGCCATACCCCATGCCCACACTCGCCCACGCCGCACTATCCTGTATTATCAAGAACGATGCCACAACCTGGCCGGGGCAGTTACGGCGGGCCTCTGCCGCGAACTAAAAATGTAACTTATTAATATTTAAAGCAATTATCCTCCCCGCTTAATCCTCTTTCAATTGAAATTCTCTAACTTCCCACAAAACAGGCTATAACACTCTCATTAGCTTTCAGGTGAGTGCGTGAAAAGAGATTTTCCCGTTTTCGACGCCCCCTGAACCGAGAGAGGGAAAATGGAGACCAAAGAGGCAGGCCTGGCTTCCTACTGGAAGCGGACGCTGCGCTGGAAAGATGTGGAAGCCAAGCGGGCCGAGGGCTGGTGTGTGGGTGCGCTGCACATTCACAGCTCCTGCTCGCGGGATGTGCCCCAATTGGATGAGAACCGCCCTGAGCGCCTGGTCGAAAAGGCCGAGCGCGAGGGCGTCGACTATATGACCATCACCGACCACGACAACGAGGACGCCTGGCGCAGCCTGAAAAACCCGCCCGACTGGTTGATCCGTGGGGTGGAGATGGAGGTCCACGACCGCAGGCTGGGCCACCCGGTCCACCTGGGCATCCACGCCGTGCCGGACAACGACGCGTTCGAGGAGCTGCACGAGCTGGCCCACAAGCGGCACGACGCCTACGGCCTGATCGAGACCGCTTTCGAGCGCGGCTGCACCGTGATCGCCAACCACCCCTGGTGGGTGCCGCGCGGCCACAGCCTCAACTCCATCGGGTTCTGGCACCTGATCGAGACTTTCCGCCTGCCCGTGGAGCTGAACGAGAAACGCAGCTTCATCGAGAACGCGGCCACCCTGATCTACGCCTCGGTGCGCAAGCTCCCGCTGGTTGCGGCCACGGACAGCCACACGCGCAAGGTGCTGCCCACCTGCACCCTGGCCCGCGGGGCCAACGCGGCCGAGTTCCTGCGCAATGTCCGCCAGGGCGAAACCCTGATCGTCCCCGGCTATGCCGGCCTGGTCGACCTGCCCGGCATGATGGCGCGCTACCTGATGGACGCCATCCACTCGGTGCGCCAGCACAGGCAGCTCAACGCTCCGCCGGTGGTGTTCGAATCCGAGCTGGACCGGATTTTCCGCTCGCTGGGCCAAGGCACCCGGATCGGACGGGTGGTCGGGAACCCGGCGGTCAAGCACGCCGCCGGAGCGCTGGCCTACCTGAGCGGGGCCTTGCTCTACGTGCCCGGCGCCTACGCCGCCAGCGCTTTCAAGGTGCTGCGGGATGTCTCCCTTCGTAACTGGCAGATCGCGCCCATGCCGGCGTTCGAAGCCAAGTGAGGAGCGCCTTGAGCCTGCCGGAGGGAAGAATTCTGCTGGTCACCAACACCCTGGGCCGCTGGGGCGAGACCAACGGGGTGGAGTACACCTACCGCAGCCTGATCGAGCAGTTCCGTCACGCCGCTCTGCCGCTGGATGTGGTCACTTACGGGCCGCATGACGCGGTGGAGAGCGAGGGCGGCCTGCGGTTTTTCACCCACCGTCCCCGTCTGCCCCTGCGGATCGACCCCACGCTCTGGGTCGACCCGCTGTTCCGTTTCTCGGGACTGGCCGCGCACCTGGCCCAGGAAAGCTACACCCTGGTGCACAGCGGCACTCCCGACCCGTTGGGCTGGTTCGGGGCCCGTCTGGCCGCGCGCCAGGGCGTGCCGCTGGTCACGGTCTACCACACCCTGCTCGACTACTACGCCCGCGTCCGGGTGGGCCGTCACCTGGGCCCCGCCACCGGCAAGCTCGCCGAGCGCGCGATGGCCAACATTCTTAACCGCTATTACGGCCGCTCCGACCTGATCCTGGCCCCCTCGGCGGCTACACGCTCCCATGTGGCCCGGCTGTTCTCCCCCCAGGTGAACGTGCTCTCGCGCGGGGTGGACACCGCGCAGTTCAACCCGGCCCGCAGAACGCGCCGCGAGGGACCCGTGCAGGCCCTGTACGTGGGACGGGTGGCGCCGGAAAAAAACATGCAGCTCCTGGAGAAAGTGTTCTCCGCCCGGCCCAAGATCGCCCTGCGCGTGGTGGGGGACGGCCCCTACCTGAGCCGCATGAAACGCAGCCTGCCCCAGGCCGAGTACAGCGGACGGCTGACCGGGGAGCCGCTGTGGCGCGCTTTCGCCGATGCCGACCTGTTCGTGTTCCCCTCGCGCTCCGAGACTTTCGGCAACGTCGTCCGTCAGGCCATGGCCAGCGCACTGCCCGTGGTGGTGACCGACGGGCCCGGGGTGAGCGAGCAGGTGCGCGACTCCGTGGACGGGTTCGTGGCCGCGGATGACCAGGCTTTCGCCGCGGCGGTGGACCGCCTGGCCGAGAGCCGTTCCCTGCGGATCCACATGGGCTGGGAGGCGCGCCATTCGGCGATGCGCTTTGGCTGGGAGAACGTGTTCCACGAGCTGCTGGAGCAGTATGAAGTGGCGCTGGAGCTTTGCCGTGCCCGCCTGGCCGAGTCCGCTCCGACTCCGGCCCGGAGCGCGGCGCAACCGGGCGGCGCACTGCAAGCCAGCCGGGCCGTCGGCCTGCGTGGCTGATTCAGGAGATATATCTCAGGAGATTGCCCTGTCGGGAGCGGTTCCCGGTGGGGCTTTTTGTTTCTGCACAAAAATATTTTGCACCAAACGCTCTAAATGCTTCATTTGCAATAACTTTTCTGGTATTTGCAGGTTTGCTCTGTTATTTTACATTCGGTCGACTTTTTGGTATTTCCCAGGATTAGGGACTGACAATATGTGCATGGATGCTGGAAACATGTTTGCGATATTGTGTAGAAAGCACTGGACAACATAAAAATGCTTGACTTTTTGTGTGTGTGCGCCGATAATGAAGTACATAATTCCTGTACAGCTATTTAGGAGGAAACAATGGTGCAGACCACATATACTGCCCTGCGGGGTAATCTTGCGGAATTTATGGATCGCGCCGTAGAGGATAGCGAGATTATTATTGTCCATCGTAATAAAGTTCCTGCTGTGGCAATG from bacterium includes these protein-coding regions:
- a CDS encoding glycosyltransferase is translated as MSLPEGRILLVTNTLGRWGETNGVEYTYRSLIEQFRHAALPLDVVTYGPHDAVESEGGLRFFTHRPRLPLRIDPTLWVDPLFRFSGLAAHLAQESYTLVHSGTPDPLGWFGARLAARQGVPLVTVYHTLLDYYARVRVGRHLGPATGKLAERAMANILNRYYGRSDLILAPSAATRSHVARLFSPQVNVLSRGVDTAQFNPARRTRREGPVQALYVGRVAPEKNMQLLEKVFSARPKIALRVVGDGPYLSRMKRSLPQAEYSGRLTGEPLWRAFADADLFVFPSRSETFGNVVRQAMASALPVVVTDGPGVSEQVRDSVDGFVAADDQAFAAAVDRLAESRSLRIHMGWEARHSAMRFGWENVFHELLEQYEVALELCRARLAESAPTPARSAAQPGGALQASRAVGLRG